The uncultured Eubacteriales bacterium region GCCAGGAATTCGCGCTGGTCTTTGCCCGGATGGTGGGCCTGCTGGAGGCGGGAGAGATGCCCTTCAGTGATGCCGGTACTACAGCCGACTGGGCGATCACGGGCGTCTACACCGCCTATGCCAAGGGTTGGGTGAACGGCTATGAGGACGGCACCTTCAAGCCCTGGAACAACATCGCGCGCAGCGAGGCCGTGAAGATCGTCAACCGCTACCTGGGCCGCGGCGTGGATGCCGAGGGCATCAAGGATGTGTACAGCGAGCTCAAGCAGTGGCCCGACGTGCCCGAGACCTACTGGGCTTACTACGAGATCCTCGAGGCGTCCAACGATCACACCTATTTCTACGTGGACGGCACTCAGCCCCCTGAGGTTTACACCAAGGCCTACATCGAAGAGGCCTCCTGGGGCAAGTAAGCAAAGCGCAAGACAGTAAAAGAAGCCAGGGCCGTGAGTGGATTTCACTCGCGGCCCTGGCTCTATTTTATTGCAAAATACTCACCGCCCAAGAATTCTGAGCTGAGCATGGCTCTCTTCCGGGACTAAATAGTCAATGGGCTTTAACCAGCTGTCAATGTGTAGTTCACGGATTACCGTCTTTCCATTGACAGGGAGAGCCTGCGTTTCAAGCAACTCTATCGCGGCGATAGTAGGTCCGGTCCCGTCCCGTCTACTGAGGGAACAGAGAGTGGACAGTTTGCATGTAAGGTTGTAAAATAGGGAATACGTGCAATTGAAATCCGAAAAAGTTATCGGAACAAGAAGGGCAGGGAGCTGGGCAAGGCCAGCGTTCCCACTGCTGCGGAGGCGGGCGAGATTTCGCCCGCCCGGGAAAGGTAGGGCAAAAATACGCATGGATATTTTAGACAGAATACGGCAGGAATACAGTTCTCTCAGTAAGACAAGAAAGCGGATTTCCGACTATATCCTGGACAATGCGTCTAAATGCTGCTTTTATTCTCTGAAGGAGTTTTCCTCCTGCGTAAATGCGACGGAGGCCACCGTGCTCAGCTATTGCCGGGGGCTGGGGCTGGGAAGTTTTGTGGATCTGAAAAAGGAGCTTCAAATCCACATGCTTTCCACTGTGGCTCCGGGGGACCGGGTGAAGATGGCGTCCAGCCAGAGTGGAAGCGTTGCTGAGCTTTACGGACGGGTCGTCAAATCGGAGCGTGAGGCGCTGCGCTCCACCTTCGAGCAGAACGACCTTGCAAGGCTCCAGGAATTCAACCGGATGCTCCGTGGTGCAAAGCGGGTGTTTGTTGCGGGGCACAACGCAAGCCGCCTACCGGCCCGGTATTTTATCCATAGGATGGTCCCCTTGGGCGTGGACGCCTACGAGCTGGATCT contains the following coding sequences:
- a CDS encoding conserved hypothetical protein (Evidence 4 : Homologs of previously reported genes of unknown function), which translates into the protein MDILDRIRQEYSSLSKTRKRISDYILDNASKCCFYSLKEFSSCVNATEATVLSYCRGLGLGSFVDLKKELQIHMLSTVAPGDRVKMASSQSGSVAELYGRVVKSEREALRSTFEQNDLARLQEFNRMLRGAKRVFVAGHNASRLPARYFIHRMVPLGVDAYELDLQDEHQIFSRLAAHTPEECLVVAFAMSPYGAATVAVTEYCRQAGIRVAAVTDSHSSPVAKNAQSVILCHTEFMGLTNSSTSIMAMINLLSMLYSFESGGAELDRQGLLDGTAKKFDQFLD